In Eubacteriales bacterium mix99, the DNA window AGCAATTCATTTCCATCCCAGTCGACGTTGAGCGGCTCATCCAGGGAAACTTCCGATTTGATTTTCCCATTGCGCCGCAGATACATCAGGATTTCGTTTTCAATGCAGCGGGAAGCATAGGTAGCCAGCTTGATTTTTTTGGAAGGATCAAAAGTGTTGACCGCCTTGATAAGCCCAATGGTGCCAATGGAAATCAGATCCTCCACACCGACTCCGGTATTTTCAAATTTTCGGGCAATATAGACCACCAGCCGGAGATTGCGCTCAATCAATGTATTTTTTACGGAAGCATCGCCTTTGCTCAGCCTGCCGATCAGAAAGGTTTCCTCTTCCCCGGACAGGGGAGGCGGCAGAGCTTCATTTCCGCTGATATAATTGATGAACCGGTTCTTCAGAATTTTCAGCCTGCCGGCTATCCGAATCCACAGGATCCGGCAGTACATCCCGATTTTCTGATAAATGGACATTCACAACTCCTCCTGCTATGGAATAATTTGTGGCTGAATCAAAGCATGGTATTCCTCGCTGCCGGATAATCTCTGGTTCCGGATGCCAATCAGAACCTCCCCGATTTCCGTCCAGGTACCATCCGCCTGAATCCGGGCCCGGTCCGGCCGGAAGGCAAGAAGAAGGCTTTCGGAATGCCCCAGGGTATGATAGGGCACCATACGGAACCGGCTGATCCACCTGGAATCGGCCATCACCCGGGTAATGTACTCCAGATTTTCTTCCCTGCCTTCCTGAAATATTCTTTCTATTTCAGGCGGCAGAAGGGTTTGAATCTGCTTAAACTCCACCACCATAACCGGAATTCCGGAAATCGGATCCGTCAGCTCGTTCCCGGTATCCAGGAAAGCATCGGTACCGATGCTTTCCCCATCGAAACCCACCTCCACCGGATAAATCAATTGATGACGGTTCAGCCGGAGCCGAAGAAGCGGCCACAGCCAACGATACAGCACAATCACGCAGACTACGGAAAAAATGACAATCGTCAATGGAAAGTCCCGGATGAAAAAGGCACCATTGGTTACGGTAATACCGGCATTGCAGAAATAATAAATTCCAAAGGCCGTTCCGCCGAGCAGAAACGTTGCGCCATAAAAAAGGCCGAAAAGTTTCATAAAATCCCGGAAGCCGGAAATCCGGAAACCGATGGCCAGCATGGCAAGGGACAGCAGTACTTTAAATGGAAACCGGGAAAGGATGGGAAAGCCGGGAAGGATCAGAAAGACGGCATAGACTGCGCCAACGCCTGCAGAACACCATAATCTCCACATGGGAGAGGCGTTTCCGGACAGCTTCCGTGTGATCCAGTTCAAAATAAAATTAAGGAACAGATTATCCAGCCAGATGACATCCAGATAGCGATACTCCACCCCAACCCCATCCTTTGTAAAGGCGGACCTGCCTCTTGTTGTCCTTATTATAACCTATCTGTAAAAAGAATCCTGTCAAATGGTGGTCATCCGGACAAAAAAATAACGACAATAAATGCTCCTTATTGTCGCTATTCCGCTCTTGCCGTGCTTCTTTCCACGGATCCCTTTCCCGGAGAAGTGTCCGCTTCTTTCCCTTCCCCACTGTGACAAAGAATCCACCGCTTTATTTGATCCGGTTGCGGCGCAGAAATGTCGGAATATCCAGGTCATCTTCATCGGTCTTTGCTGTGGAAGGCGTTTCTTTTTCAATGGTCTTGCCGGCCTTCCGCCGATCCTGCTTTTCTTCCTGCTTATCAAAACCGGTGGCAATAACGATGATCTGAATCTCGTCCTCCAGGCTTTCATCAATGACAGCACCGAAAATAATATTTGCGTCGGGGTCCGCAGACTCGGCAACCAGCTCCGCTGCTTCATTCACCTCAAACAATCCCAGGTTGGGTCCCCCGGTGATATTCAGCAAGACGCCCTTGGCCCCTTCAATGGTGGTTTCCAGCAGCGGACTCTGAATGGCCTGCTTCGCAGCATCCGTTGCACGGTTGTCTCCGCTGCCCTTCCCGATCCCCATATGGGCAAGGCCCTGTTCCTTCATAATGGTGCGGACATCCGCAAAGTCCAGGTTCACCAGACCCGGCACGGCTATCAGATCGGAAATGCCCTGTACGCCCTGCCGCAGAACATCATCTGCAACCTTGAAGGCATCCAGCATGGAAGTCCTTTTTTCCACTACCTGAAGCAACCTGTCATTGGGTATCGTGACCAGGGTATCCACCTTCTCCTTCAGCTGAGCAATGCCGTTATCCGCATTTTTTGCACGTTTCCTGCCCTCGAACAGGAAAGGCCTGGTGACCACGCCAACCGTCAGAATCCCCTGATCCCTGGCGATTTCGGCTACAATCGGAGCTGCTCCGGTTCCGGTGCCGCCACCCATGCCGGCAGTGATAAAAATCATATCGGCTCCCTTGATGGCCTGAAGGATTTCATCCCGGCTTTCCTCCGCGGCTTTCTGTCCGATATCGGGATTCGCTCCGGCTCCCAGACCCTTTGTGATTTTATCCCCTATCTGTATCTTCTGCGTCGCCTGCGAAAGGTATAGAGCCTGTTTGTCCGTATTGATGGAGATGAATTCCACACCTTTCAAGCCATGCTGAATCATACGGTTTACCGCATTATTGCCTGCGCCTCCGACACCTATTACCTTTATCTGTGCAAATTGATCCGTGTCAATATCAAATTCCAGCACGCCGTACCCTCCCTTTTAAAATGATATAAAATTGGAAAATCGATGTTTTATTTTCCGGATAAACGTCCGTATTGTTTTCGAAGTTCCGCCGGCTTTGTCCGGGCTGCTGCACCCCAGTGCATAAACTGCGGACAGGGTTGGACTGGAAAGCCCGATCATATCCGGTACCCCCAGCCGTATGGGAACCGCCAGAATCCCGGAAGCCAACCCCCTGATTCCCCGAAGCAGGGAGATCCCGCCTCCTGCCAGAACAGCGCTGTGGCAACAGGTCAGCAGTCCCTCCTCCCGGATCCTGCCCTTCACAATCTCCAGCAGCTCCCGGACCCGGGCCTCCACGATTTCTTGCAGAAAGGCCGGGGAAACATCCGTGGCGCCCGAATCACCGTTTTCCGGTATCTCTGTGGCAGCAGCCTCTTCCTCCCGTGCCAGGCCGAGAATACAGTGCCTTTTCAACTCTTCTGCCTGTTCGGAAGTCACCCCGGTCCCTGCCACAATATCCTGGGTAATGTTTTCCCCTCCCACCGGGATCCAGTCAAAAAATACCGGGATCCCCTTCCAATAGACAACAATATCTGTGGAATGCCCTCCCACATCAATCCAGACAGCACCTTTCTGCTTCTCTTCCCGGGAAAGAAACATCTCTCCGCAAACCAACGGTACGGAAAGAATCCGTTCCACCTCGATTTTTCGGGAAGTCACGATCCGCGTCAGCTGTTCCGCAAAATCATTGTTGACACAAATAAGGGAGGCCTCCAGAAGGATCCGTTTCCTCTCCATGCCAAGAGGATTTCCCACACGGCTTCCATCTGCCCGGAAGCCTCCGTACAATACATCAGATATCTTCCACGGGGAAGGCAGGGAGTAGGAGGCAGCCATTTTCTTCAGCTCCTCAATGTCCTGCCCGGACATCGGATGATCCGGGGTCATGCCTCCGGTATTGCGGATCAGGCCACAGAATTCATTGGGAATCCCCAGGGTGCAGTGGTCAACCCGGAAGCCCGCCATATTCCAGGCTTGTCCGAGAGCATCATCCAAAACACGGGACATCATCCCCTCAGACCTCCAGCCATCTCCGGAGACTCCGGCATACCGTACATTGCCCAGGCCGGACAACTCCAGAGAGCCGTCCCGGTTCCTATGTCCGACCCATACTGCCATCTTCGTCGTACCCGGATCAATTGCCATGATAGCATTGTTCAAAACAAGAGCCCTCACTTTACTAATACAGGTAAGCTGTTCCAATCTCCAGTAACTTTCTACCCTGTAAATATATTACCATAAACAAAAGCAAATTAAAATATTTTTTTGCTTTTATTCACCCTTTGAATCTTCTTCCAGATCCGGCTGTTCCGGCTTTCCCCTCAGACTGATTAAAAAGTGCCGCCGGATCAGGGCAAAATTATTGAACATCCGATAACCGAAAACAAAGATGGCACAGAGATAAATCGGCACATCCAGCCGGTTTCCGATATAGGTCAGACCAGCCGCCAGGATTGCATTGCCGAAGAAGCCGGAGATGAACACATCGGCCTCAAACTGCTTGTCCAGATTGGCACGTATCCCGCCGAAAACCGAGTCCAGGGCAGCCAACACCGCAATGGACATATAGGAGGAATAAGCAACCGGCACCTGAACCGGCAGCAGCATTCCCAGCACAATTCCAACAAACACACCAACAACAGGCAGCCACATATCAATCACCTTCCTGAACCGCTTGCGCATACTTATAGTCCATATCCCCAAGATAGCGGGGAATTTTAATTTTACTCATCTTTCGGATCTGAACCTCCAGGCCCCAGGAATTCAGATTCTGATAAATACTGTCATCCCTTTGAAAGCTGGCCATCAGGGCATCAGGATCCCCGATGGCGCGGATCACGAAAGGAGGGGCAAACCGTCCATACTTTCCCACGTTTATGGTAGGCCCGCCGCAGCTGATCCTGGAATTTCCCATGATTCGGGTATCGTTTACAGCGATGGCTTCCGCTCCTGCTTCCCGCAATTCATTGATGACATTCAGCATATCACTGTCGTGGACAACATAATACCCCAGATAGGGATTGTCGGTCAAAATCGTGTCCCGCTTCCGGTCATTCAGGATAATTTCCACCCCCGGCCCTTCCACGGGTAGCAGTCCGGCCATCCACCTGGCATCCTGGGTCTCTTTTTTCATATGCTCAAGCTGACCATTGGTTTTCGCCGCGGAGTCTTCATATACCGCCAGCTTTTTTTCCCTTTGCGCAATCGTCTCATCCAGCTCAAGCTTCTTCTCTGTCAATCCGCCCTTTTGCCGCAGCATTTTTTCAACAGTCTGCAGGGATGTCACCCCTCCAATTTCCACATCCGGGCCCGGTTTTTGAAAAACCTGAATTGCGAAGAAGCCAAACAGGATACAGACGCATGTAATCAGCAGCATATTGTTATCCAATTTGATTTTCATCCCATCGCCCCATCTGTTTACTGTACCGGTTCGGCATAATCATATTGAAACACGCCATTGTATTTGGGAATCCGGATTTTCTCTTCCCTGTGTATTTTGATGTCCAGTTCTTCTCCCAAAGTATCCGTCACCCCTCCCAACAGCTTCAGGGAAGCCTCCAGCGTATCAGGATTGCCAATGGCCCGGATCTCAAAGGGAGCGGAATATCGATTGGTGTTGATCACTATATAATCCCCGGCATTGCGGATCTCCGTTGTGGAAAGAATCCTTTCCCCATTGACGGACAATGCCTCCGCTCCGGCTGCATTCAGTTCGTTGATCAGCATCAGCAGGTCCTCATGGTAAATATTCCGCACGATACCGGATTCTCCTCCGTTTTCCACCGGGATGACATTTACGGTTACCACAACGCCGGCACCTTCCAGATCCACCAGACCGGCAAGGATACGGGATCGCTCCAATTCCTTGTACATGGTATCGTTGATCTTTCCTTCATCCCTGGCAGCATTTTCGTATTCCGCAATTCGCTTTTCCAGATCCTCTATATATTTCCGCTGATCCACGATATCCTGATTCAGTTTCTGAACCTGGCTGGTAAGCTCCTGTGTCCTTTGAAGGGATACATCCCCACCGACGTTCTGAACATTTTTAAACTGCGTTGCCAACATCAGGCCAAGAATGATACTGACCAGCATCACCGCTATTTTTCCACCCAGTGTTTTCGTTTCCACCACCTCACTTATTCTCTGTCTGCTCCTTATTCCGCCGCATCCTGTCCACCTTCCGGACGATATACGGCTTTGTCCGGCACACGTACATCCAGTGTTCCTCCCTTTCCATTTTTAAGAACGCTCTGATACGCTTCCGATTTCAGCCATCCGAATTTCTTGTCCAGCTCCACGGCCTGACCGATCTGAACCTGAATTCCATCTTTGGTGGTCAGCACAATATTATCCGGATTTTCCAGTCCGATCCCTTTCAGCATCCCGCCGACCTTCCATTTATCCATCTCTCCCAGCAGACGCAGAAGAATCTTCTCCCTGTAGCTCTCATGCTCTCCCGTCGAGAGCAGACTTCCCCTGGTAAGACTGGTAACAGGAACTCCTTCCACCACCGGATAGGGCTCATCGTCCTGCTGCTTTACAATATTCAGAACAAAGCCGCTTCCATCGATGATAATATGAGAGCTTAAATAAGGGATGACCGCAACCGGGACCCGTTCCCGAACCACAAGGACCACCTCGGCAGGAAGTCGGAAAGAGATGGACTGCACCACAGGAAAGGGGGGATTGTTCTCCATTCGCTTCTTTACCTTTGCCTTGCTGATTTTAAAAATATTGTCTCCGCGGGATATTCCGGACAGGTTTATTATAACATCTTCGCTGAGGGTACCACCGGATATCACCGTGATCTTTTTCACCTGAAATACCCCGGCGCCCAAAAGAACGATTGCTGTCAGGCAAAGAAGCAAAACCAGAAAAAGTATAATCCCTTTGCTTGTCCCATTCCGTCCCATAAATAATCCCTCACAACAGAAAACTGTTTCTTTCTTTTTGGATTCCTTCCATAGGATTGATTCTACTGCAAAAAGTGGCGGAGGGCTTTTGCAGTGGAATCAAAACTATTTCAGATCCGCTCGATATCCGCGCCGATATCCCGAAGGCATCCATCCAGATTTTCATATCCGCGTTCCACATGGTGGATTTGATCCACGACGGTTTCCCCGTTCGCTCTCAGCCCGGCCATGACCAGCGCCGCACCTCCGCGGAGATCTCCGGCACGGACTTCTGCGCCCTTCAGAGCGGGCACTCCCTGAATAACGGCAACATTGCCTTCTGTCCGGATATT includes these proteins:
- a CDS encoding small basic family protein — protein: MWLPVVGVFVGIVLGMLLPVQVPVAYSSYMSIAVLAALDSVFGGIRANLDKQFEADVFISGFFGNAILAAGLTYIGNRLDVPIYLCAIFVFGYRMFNNFALIRRHFLISLRGKPEQPDLEEDSKGE
- the spoIIGA gene encoding sigma-E processing peptidase SpoIIGA, giving the protein MEYRYLDVIWLDNLFLNFILNWITRKLSGNASPMWRLWCSAGVGAVYAVFLILPGFPILSRFPFKVLLSLAMLAIGFRISGFRDFMKLFGLFYGATFLLGGTAFGIYYFCNAGITVTNGAFFIRDFPLTIVIFSVVCVIVLYRWLWPLLRLRLNRHQLIYPVEVGFDGESIGTDAFLDTGNELTDPISGIPVMVVEFKQIQTLLPPEIERIFQEGREENLEYITRVMADSRWISRFRMVPYHTLGHSESLLLAFRPDRARIQADGTWTEIGEVLIGIRNQRLSGSEEYHALIQPQIIP
- a CDS encoding cell division protein FtsQ/DivIB → MGRNGTSKGIILFLVLLLCLTAIVLLGAGVFQVKKITVISGGTLSEDVIINLSGISRGDNIFKISKAKVKKRMENNPPFPVVQSISFRLPAEVVLVVRERVPVAVIPYLSSHIIIDGSGFVLNIVKQQDDEPYPVVEGVPVTSLTRGSLLSTGEHESYREKILLRLLGEMDKWKVGGMLKGIGLENPDNIVLTTKDGIQVQIGQAVELDKKFGWLKSEAYQSVLKNGKGGTLDVRVPDKAVYRPEGGQDAAE
- the ftsZ gene encoding cell division protein FtsZ, whose product is MLEFDIDTDQFAQIKVIGVGGAGNNAVNRMIQHGLKGVEFISINTDKQALYLSQATQKIQIGDKITKGLGAGANPDIGQKAAEESRDEILQAIKGADMIFITAGMGGGTGTGAAPIVAEIARDQGILTVGVVTRPFLFEGRKRAKNADNGIAQLKEKVDTLVTIPNDRLLQVVEKRTSMLDAFKVADDVLRQGVQGISDLIAVPGLVNLDFADVRTIMKEQGLAHMGIGKGSGDNRATDAAKQAIQSPLLETTIEGAKGVLLNITGGPNLGLFEVNEAAELVAESADPDANIIFGAVIDESLEDEIQIIVIATGFDKQEEKQDRRKAGKTIEKETPSTAKTDEDDLDIPTFLRRNRIK
- a CDS encoding DUF881 domain-containing protein codes for the protein METKTLGGKIAVMLVSIILGLMLATQFKNVQNVGGDVSLQRTQELTSQVQKLNQDIVDQRKYIEDLEKRIAEYENAARDEGKINDTMYKELERSRILAGLVDLEGAGVVVTVNVIPVENGGESGIVRNIYHEDLLMLINELNAAGAEALSVNGERILSTTEIRNAGDYIVINTNRYSAPFEIRAIGNPDTLEASLKLLGGVTDTLGEELDIKIHREEKIRIPKYNGVFQYDYAEPVQ
- a CDS encoding DUF881 domain-containing protein, whose translation is MKIKLDNNMLLITCVCILFGFFAIQVFQKPGPDVEIGGVTSLQTVEKMLRQKGGLTEKKLELDETIAQREKKLAVYEDSAAKTNGQLEHMKKETQDARWMAGLLPVEGPGVEIILNDRKRDTILTDNPYLGYYVVHDSDMLNVINELREAGAEAIAVNDTRIMGNSRISCGGPTINVGKYGRFAPPFVIRAIGDPDALMASFQRDDSIYQNLNSWGLEVQIRKMSKIKIPRYLGDMDYKYAQAVQEGD
- the ftsA gene encoding cell division protein FtsA — translated: MNNAIMAIDPGTTKMAVWVGHRNRDGSLELSGLGNVRYAGVSGDGWRSEGMMSRVLDDALGQAWNMAGFRVDHCTLGIPNEFCGLIRNTGGMTPDHPMSGQDIEELKKMAASYSLPSPWKISDVLYGGFRADGSRVGNPLGMERKRILLEASLICVNNDFAEQLTRIVTSRKIEVERILSVPLVCGEMFLSREEKQKGAVWIDVGGHSTDIVVYWKGIPVFFDWIPVGGENITQDIVAGTGVTSEQAEELKRHCILGLAREEEAAATEIPENGDSGATDVSPAFLQEIVEARVRELLEIVKGRIREEGLLTCCHSAVLAGGGISLLRGIRGLASGILAVPIRLGVPDMIGLSSPTLSAVYALGCSSPDKAGGTSKTIRTFIRKIKHRFSNFISF
- the sigE gene encoding RNA polymerase sporulation sigma factor SigE — its product is MSIYQKIGMYCRILWIRIAGRLKILKNRFINYISGNEALPPPLSGEEETFLIGRLSKGDASVKNTLIERNLRLVVYIARKFENTGVGVEDLISIGTIGLIKAVNTFDPSKKIKLATYASRCIENEILMYLRRNGKIKSEVSLDEPLNVDWDGNELLLSDILGTENDLVYKYIEDEVDKELLNLAMSRLTRRERSIIELRFGLRDGSEKTQKEVADLLGISQSYISRLEKRIIKRLKKEISQMV